Proteins co-encoded in one Papaver somniferum cultivar HN1 chromosome 5, ASM357369v1, whole genome shotgun sequence genomic window:
- the LOC113283109 gene encoding protein root UVB sensitive 2, chloroplastic-like has protein sequence MNVLAKITMQKKDLDKEEDPSQQRSVSWVETLDTVSRQYKFEPNGSLSVKLVDDSRPVAHKVVESFLNKFFPSGYPYSVNEGYLRYTQFRALQHFTSAALSVLSTQSLLFAAGLRPTPAQATAVSWILKDGMQHVGKLICSNLGARMDSEPKRWRILADVLYDLGTGLEVLSPLCPHLFLEMAGLGNFAKGMATVAARATRLPIYSSFAKEGNLSDLFAKGEAISTLFNVVGLGAGIQLASTVCSTMQGKMVVGPVLSILHIYSVLEEMRAAPINTLNPQRTAMIVADFVKRGKISSPADLRYQEDLLFPGRLIEDAGSVKVGRAIRKAIKPSKLHELKEMFPDEKFILSCSTGKSTDMVLAQNATGEDALKGWIVAALAANIEPSVNSSKDTNFKEAYEQMNNLFPKFVSELKTKGWHTDRFLDGTGSRFAW, from the exons ATGAACGTGCTG GCAAAGATAACGATGCAGAAGAAAGACCTAGACAAGGAAGAAGACCCATCACAACAACGCTCTGTTTCATGGGTCGAAACCCTTGACACTGTTTCACGCCAGTATAAGTTCGAACCAAATGGTAGTTTATCT GTTAAGCTGGTAGACGACTCTAGACCTGTTGCTCATAAAGTCGTTGAATCGTTTCTGAATAAGTTTTTCCCATCAGGATATCCTTACAG TGTAAATGAGGGGTACCTTAGATACACTCAGTTCAGAGCTTTGCAACATTTTACTAGTGCTGCACTCTCAGTATTGTCAACTCAG TCACTGCTATTTGCTGCAGGCTTGCGACCTACCCCTGCACAGGCAACTGCTGTCAGTTGG ATTCTAAAGGATGGAATGCAGCATGTGGGGAAATTAATCTGTAGTAACTTGGGTGCCAGAATGGATTCAGAGCCAAAGCGTTGGAGGATACTGG CTGATGTTCTCTATGACCTTGGCACTGGACTGGAAGTTCTATCTCCGTTGTGTCCCCATCTTTTTCTTGAAATGGCTGGACTTGGAAATTTTGCCAAG GGAATGGCAACTGTTGCAGCCAGAGCAACAAGGTTGCCAATATATTCTTCTTTTGCAAAAGAAGGCAATTTAAGTGACCTATTCGCAAAAGGGGAGGCCATCTCTACTCTTTTCAATGTCGTAGGACTAGGTGCAGGCATTCAACTAGCTTCTACAGTGTGTTCAACAATGCAAGGAAAG ATGGTAGTTGGTCCAGTGCTTTCCATCCTACACATATATAGTGTTCTTGAAGAAATGCGAGCAGCTCCAATTAATACATTGAATCCACAACGGACAGCCATGATTGTAGCTGACTTTGTTAAG AGAGGAAAGATATCAAGTCCTGCAGACCTAAGATACCAAGAAGATCTTCTCTTTCCGGGGCGACTGATAGAAGATGCAGGAAGTGTGAAGGTTGGTAGAGCTATTCGTAAAGCCATCAAGCCTTCAAAACTTCATGAACTGAAGGAAATGTTCCCTGATGAGAAGTTTATATTAAGTTGTAGTACTGGTAAATCTACCGATATGGTATTGGCGCAAAATGCAACAGGCGAAGATGCACTTAAGGGGTGGATAGTGGCCGCATTAGCTGCAAATATCGAACCATCTGTAAATTCATCGAAAGATACCAACTTCAAAGAAGCTTACGAGCAAATGAATAACTTATTTCCCAAGTTTGTTTCCGAGTTAAAAACTAAAGGGTGGCACACTGATCGTTTTCTGGATGGAACAGGAAGCCGATTTGCATGGTAA
- the LOC113279819 gene encoding uncharacterized protein LOC113279819 — protein sequence MAAGVLNLKAKMHEKLKKGDPFCVLCNGGIPETYHFIFNDCTFTKAVWLPPSDNNMLNWVKSWFNGPLNEWKNHFSIICWEIWNHRNSIVFQNAKANPTEFIKSIRKCLNDRELVLGKTPLKNKVGTKNKISICKGLVEFKNNVFYVDAAFDESDGSYGLGLTLCKENKIAKIKVFVGNTTSSSAAEGLAVMKAVEWEKELNETYVKIRSDCMDVINFLNRRQANYDWRTRKILNDVLCFLGNDVLVDFKYVNRVDNSEADKLAKWNRVKKVFLLKQTPNIIF from the coding sequence ATGGCTGCTGGGGTTTTAAATTTAAAAGCAAAGATGCATGAAAAATTAAAAAAGGGTGATCCTTTTTGTGTTCTATGCAATGGGGGAATACCAGAAAcatatcattttatttttaatgaCTGTACTTTTACAAAAGCAGTTTGGTTGCCACCATCTGATAATAATATGTTAAATTGGGTAAAATCATGGTTCAATGGTCCTTTGAATGAATGGAAGAACCATTTTAGTATTATATGTTGGGAAATTTGGAACCATAGAAATTCTATAGTGTTTCAGAATGCTAAGGCAAATCCAACTGAATTTATAAAGTCTATCAGAAAATGTTTAAATGATAGGGAGTTAGTTCTGGGAAAAACACCTCTAAAAAATAAGGTGGGAACTAAAAACAAGATTTCAATATGCAAGGGCCTTGTTGAATTTAAAAACAACGTTTTCTATGTTGATGCGGCTTTTGATGAATCAGATGGTTCTTATGGTTTGGGATTAACTCTTTGTAAAGAAAACAAAATTGCTAAAATTAAAGTCTTTGTAGGAAATACAACAAGTTCCTCAGCAGCGGAAGGATTAGCTGTAATGAAAGCGGTAGAATGGGAGAAAGAGCTTAATGAAACATATGTGAAGATAAGATCAGATTGTATGGATGTTATAAACTTTTTGAATAGAAGGCAGGCGAACTATGACTGGAGGACAAGGAAGATTTTGAATGATGTCCTTTGTTTTTTGGGTAATGATGTCTTGGTAGATTTTAAATATGTAAACAGGGTTGATAATAGCGAAGCAGACAAATTAGCTAAATGGAACCGTGTAAAGAAAGTTTTTTTGTTGAAACAAACTCCCAACATAATATTTTGA